The genomic DNA GGCAGGGCCCTGCTCGACGCACGCGCGCATCCCCTGGTCGAACAGGCCACCACCATGGACGGCGCAGCCCGCCGTGCCGCGCGGCTCGCCACCGCGGCGTCCACCGCCGGACAAGCCGGATAAGGAGACAGGACGACATGGCGATCTACCTCACCAAGGAGAGCAAGGTCCTCGTCCAGGGCATGACCGGTGCCGAGGGCATGAAGCACACCCGCCGCATGCTGGCCGCGGGCACCGACGTCGTCGGCGGCGTCAACCCGCGCAAGGCGGGCCGCACCGTGGACTTCGACCACCGCACCGTCCCGGTCTTCGGGTCGGTCCGCGAGGGCATCGAACGCACGGGCGCCGACGTCACCGTCGTCTTCGTGCCGCCCGCCTTCGCCGAGGCCGCGGTCGTCGAGGCCGCCGACGCCGGCATCGGCCTCGCGGTCGTCATCACCGAGGGCATCCCGGTCCACGACTCCGTCGCCCTCACCGCCCACGCCCGGGCCAGGGGCACCCGCGTCATCGGCCCCAACTGCCCCGGCCTGATCACCCCCGGCCAGTCCAACGCGGGCATCATCCCGCCCGACATCACCAAGCCCGGCCGCATCGGCCTGGTCTCCAAGTCGGGCACGCTCACCTACCAACTCATGTACGAACTGCGCGACATCGGCTTCTCCACCTGCGTGGGCATCGGCGGCGACCCGGTCGTCGGCACCAGTCACATCGACTGCCTCACCGCCTTCGAGGACGATCCCGACACCGAACTGATCGTTCTTATCGGCGAGATCGGCGGCGACGCGGAGGAACGCGCGGCGGCCCACATCCGCGCCCACGTCACCAAACCCGTCGTCGCCTACATCGCCGGCTTCACGGCACCCGAGGGCAGGACCATGGGCCACGCCGGGGCCATCGTGTCCGGCTCCTCGGGCACGGCGCGGGCGAAGAAGGAGGCGCTGGAGGCGGCCGGCGTACGGGTCGGGAGTACACCGACCGAGACGGCACGGCACGTACTCGCCGTAACAGGAAGTGCCGCACAGGACGACGCGGCCCGCGACGGAGTCCGCGCATGACGGCGGCCGGCGCTCAGGACACCGAGCTTCTCGCCCTCAAGTCCGGCACTTCCTGGGCCGACGCATGGCGCCGCTGCCGCACCGTCGCCCCCGAGGCGTTCCACGAGGACCGCGTCCTCAACCTCTGGGACGCCGGCTGGCGGGCGGACGGCCGGGTCCTGCCGGCCACCAGCCCGGTCGACGGCACCCCGATCGCCGGCCTGCCCCGGATCGACGCGGCCACGGCCCACCGCGCCGTACGCGCCTCACTCGACCAGCACCGGGCCTGGCGCCACGTCCCCCTGCCCGAGCGCCGCGCCCGCGTGGCGGCCACCCTCGACGCCCTCGCCCAGCACCGCGAACTGCTCGCGCTGCTGCTGGTCTGGGAGATCGGCAAGCCCTGGCGGTCGGCGCGGGCCGACGTCGACCGGGCCGTCGACGGCGTGCGCTGGTACGTCGACGGCATCGAGGACATGCTCGACGGGCGTGCTCCGCTGGACGGCCCGGTGTCCAACATCGCCAGCTGGAACTACCCGATGAGCGTCCTCGTCCACGCCCTGCTGGTCCAGGCCCTGGCGGGCAACGCGGTCATCGCCAAGACCCCGACCGACGGCGGAGTCGCCTGCCTGACCCTGGCCTGCGCACTCGCCGCCCGCGAAGGACTTCCCGTCACCCTCCTCAGCGGCAGCGGCCGAGAGCTGTCCCAGGCACTGGTCCGGGCACCCGAGATCGGCTGTGTCTCCTTCGTCGGCGGCCGGGACACCGGCGCGCACGTCGCCACCGCCCTCGCCGACCTCGGCAAGCGGCACATCCTCGAACAGGAAGGACTCAACACCTGGGGCATCTGGAACTTCACGGACTGGGACGCGCTCACCCGGATCGTCCCGAAGCTCTTCGACTACGCCAAGCAACGCTGCACCGCCTACCCGCGCTTCGTCGTCCAGCGGCAGCGGTTCGACGCGTTCCTCGCCGCGTACCTCCCGGCCGTCCGCACCCTGCGCGTCGGCCACCCGCTCGCCGTGGCCGCGCCGGACGACCCGTACCCGGCACTCGACTTCGGCCCGGTGATCAACGCGGCCAAGGCCAAGGAGCTGCACGACCAGGTCGCCGAGGCCGTCGACCGGGGCGCCGTCCCGCTGCACCGCGCCGGCGCGGCCGACGCCCGGTTCCTGCCCGGGCAGGACACCTCGGCCTACGTCCAGCCGGTCACCCTGCTCAACCCGCCCCGGTCCTCACCCCTGCACCACGCGGAACCCTTCGGCCCGGTCGACACCATCGTCCTGGTCGACACCGAGGCCGAGCTGCTCGCCGCGATGAACGCCTCCAACGGCGCACTGGTGGCCACGCTGTCCACGGACGACCCGACGACGTACGACAGGCTGGCGCCGCAGATCCGCGCGTTCAAGGTCGGCCACGGCGTACCCCGCTCCCGCGGGGACCGCGACGAGCTGTTCGGCGGACACGGGGCGTCCTGGCGCGGCGCCTTCGTGGGCGGTGAGCTGCTGGTGCGCGCCGTGACACGCGGACCCGCGGGGGAGCGGCTGCCGGGGAACTTCCCGGACCACCACCTCATGCCCTAAGGGGTGTCGGCCCGGTCCGCCGGGCCCCGGGTCAGCCGATGCCCTGGCGGTCCGGCCGCAGCGCGAAGGCCCGGTCCGCGGCGGTCGGCGCGGTCCGCTCGACGGCCTGCCGCAGCAGCTCACGGTGGCGCAGCAGTGGTGCGCGCCGCTCCGGCGGCACAAGCAGCAACAGGTCGTCGAGACCGGCCACCAGACGCCGAGTGACCTGCGGCGACCCGGTGGCGCAGGCACGGACCTCGGCGAACCCGAGGTCCACCAGCTCCGCCCAGCCGGGTACGGGCTGCACCAGCCGGAGCGCACCGCGGCGGTCCCGGTGCAGAGCGGCGTCCAGCGGCCGCCGGGACAGCGTGGCCAGGATCTGCACGACCCGGTCCAGTGCCTGCACGGCGGTCGTCGGATCGTTCACCGCGGGCGACAGCGCGCGCAGCCCGATGTCGGACAGCTGGCGCAGCCCGAACGACAGGTCCTGGTGAAAGGTGCGCTCCACCCCCACGGACAGGGCGTACCGCAGCGCCCGGCGCGGCGGAGCCGCCCCGCCGTGCACCGCCAGGACCGATGTGCCCGGCACCAGGAAGTCACCGATCCGCGGGACCAGCCGCAGCACCACCCCGTGCCCCCGGGCCACCCGCACCAGCCGGGCGATGTGCACGTCCCGCAGTACGCCGCCCTGCCCGTCGTGGGCGATCCACGCCGTCACGGGCCCGAGCCCGGGCGCCGCTCCGCCGTCCGCCGGCACCGGCATCAGCGCCGCCACCCGGAAGGACTCGGCGGCGATGCGGGCGATCACATGGCTGACCCGCATCAGGCGCAGGGTGGCGTTCACGTACATGACGAAGAGCAGCAGACTCAACGCGACCATGACCAGGGTGAGCACCGACTGCACCAGCGGGACAGAGGTGGCGGCGCGGGGGTCGGGATTGCTGTCGTAACTGGTCAGCACGAGCAGCGTCAGGACGAAGGTGGCGAGGAAGACGCCGAACGTCGCCTTGGTGATCCGGCTGCGGACGAAGAGCCGCACCACCCGCGGGGTGAACTGTCCGCTCGCCATCTGCACCGCGACCAGGGAGATGCTGAACACCACACCGATGAAGGTCATCATCGCCGAGCCGACCGCCGACACCACCGTCTTCGCGTCGTCCGCGAAGCGCAGCAGCTCGGCGAGCGTGTCGTAGTCGCCGTCGTCCTGCAGCGAACGGACGAGGGCCGCGTCGAGCTCCTGAGCCACCAGCCAGACCACGAAGACACCCGCCATGGCCGCAGTGGGCGCGAACCAGAACGTGTCCCGCAGATGCTCCCTGAGCGGCGACAACGCCCGCGCCCGACGACGCCGGAGCGGGCCCTGCGTAACCATCCAGTCACTCATGGTGCGACCCTAGGCGCAGCGGAGCCGCCCGTCCCGGACCGCCGCTCAGGGCGGGGGTGAGGGAAGGAAACGCAGGTGAAAGGCACCGCGAAAGCTTGGTATGGTTGTCCATGTCGCCGCGGGGATCACCCCCGCACCGCGACAGACACCTGGTCCGGGTGGCGGAATGGCAGACGCGCTAGCTTGAGGTGCTAGTGCCCTTTATCGGGCGTGGGGGTTCAAGTCCCCCCTCGGACACAAGATCGAGCAGAGGACGATGCCGGTCGGGAGAGATCCCGGCCGGCATCTCGCGTTTCCGGACGAAAAACCCGGTGCGGCGCCGGACCCGGCCTCCCTACACTCACCACCACACGCCGGGATCGTGACCGAGCGAGGGGAGCAGGGCCGTGCGCATCCGCACCGCTGCCGTCGTCCCCCCGTCCCGCTACGAGGTGATCCTGGTGTCTTCGGCCGTCCGGTGCCCGCTGCGCGGCCGGCACCGGATGCCCGCGACGCACATCTGACAGCCCACGCCCCTCGCCGGGAGCGTCCGGCGCGTGCGTCCGGGGAGATCGCGCTGCCCCTTTCCGGTTCCTCCGAAAGGCCTCGGGCCATGCGCACCAACCCGCTCACCACCGTCCGCAACCTGGGCATCCTCGCCCACGTCGACGCAGGAAAGACCACCGTCACGGAGCGGATCCTCTACCTCACCGGTACCACCCACAAGCGCGGCGAGGTCCACGACGGCACCACCGTCACCGACTTCGACCCGCAGGAACGCGACCGGGGCATCACCATCTTCGCCGCGGCCGTCAGCTGCGCCTGGGCGGGCCACCGGATCAACCTCATCGACACCCCGGGGCACGTCGACTTCGCCGACGAGGTCGAACGCTCCCTGCGCGTGCTGGACGGCGGGGTCGCCGTCTTCGACGCGGTCGCGGGGGTGGAACCGCAGAGCGAGTCCGTGTGGCGGCAGGCCGACCGGCACGGCGTTCCCAGGATCGCGTTCGTCAACAAGATGGACCGGGCGGGCGCCGACCTCGACACCGCCGTCGCCTCGATCCGCCAGCGGCTGCATCCCGTACCCCTGGTCGTGCAGCTGCCCATCGGCACGGAGGACGGCTTCACCGGCGTCGTCGACCTGCCGCGCATGCGCGCCCTCGTATGGGCCGAAGGCACGGACACGGCCGAGGAGGGGCCGGTACCCGACACCCTGCGCGAGGAGGCGGCCCGCAGACGGCGGCTGCTGGAGGAAGCGGTCGCCGAACGCCACCCGGGCGCGCTGGAGGAGTTCTGCGACCGGGAGACGCTCACCTCGGCCACCCTCACCGGCGCCCTGCGCGACCTGACGCGCACCGGCGACGGCGTGGTCGTGCTGTGCGGTTCCGCCTACCGCAACCGCGGCGTCGAACCGCTGCTGGACGCCGTGGTGGCGTACCTGCCCTCGCCGCTGGACGTGCCCCCGGTGCGCGGCAGCCACGACGGCACCGAACGGGAGCGGCCCGCCGACCCGGCGGCGCCGATGGCGGCACTGGCGTTCAAGGTGAACGCCACCCCGACGGGACGAATGACGTACCTGAGGGTGTACTCGGGCACGATCGAGAAGGGAGACACCGTGTGGGACGCGGGCACGCGCCGCACCGAGCGCATCGGCCGCATCCTGCGGGTACGGGCCGACCGGCACGACCCGCTGGAGCGCGCGGTCGCCGGGGACATCGTCGCCGTGGTCGGGCTGAAGTCGGCCCGCGCCGGCTCGACCCTGTGCGCACCGGGCGCCCCACTGCTCCTGGAACCCCCGGGCGTGGCCGAACCGGTCGTGCACGTCTCGGTGGAGGCCCGGCGTTCCACCGACACCGGCCGGCTGGCCTCCGCGCTCGCCCGGCTGACCGAGGAGGACCCCTCACTGGCCGTGCGGACCGACCCGGAGACCGGACAGACCGTGCTGTCGGGCATGGGCGAACTGCACCTGGAGGTCGCGGTGGAGCGCGTCCGGCGCGAGCACGGTCTCGAGGTCACGGTCGGCCGCCCCGTCGTGGCGTACCGCGAGACGGTCGGTGAAGGCGTCACCGGCTTCGTCCACCGGCACGTCAAACAGGACGGCGGCGCCGGGCAGTTCGCGCACGTCGTACTCGACGTCGAGCCGTGGGAGGGGGAAGGCGGCGGCGACGGGGACGCCGCGGGCGGCGGTTTCGTGTTCCGTTCGACGGTCGTCGGCGGACGCGTGCCGCAGGAGTACGTCCGGGCCGTCGAGGCGGGCTGCCGGGACGCCCTCGCCGAAGGTCCGCTGGGCGGCCACCCGGTGACCGGCCTCAGGGTCACCCTCACCGACGGCCAGACCCATGTGACGGACTCCTCGGACACGGCCTTCCGCGCCGCCGGCCGGTTCGGTCTCCGCGACGCCCTGCGCGCCTCGGGGACGGTCCTGCTCGAACCGGTCGTGGAGGTCACTGTCACGGTGCCCGAGGACGGTGTCGGCGGCGTGCTCGGTGACCTCGCCGCGCGCCGCGGCCGGGTCACCGGCTCCGACACCCGGGGCGGCGCGGCGGTGGTCACGGCCACGGTCCCGCTGGCCGAGCTGTTCGGTTACGCGACCCGGCTGCGCAGCCGCACCCAGGGCCGGGGCACCTTCACCGCCCGGCCCACCGGCTACGCACCGGCACCCGCGGCGGTCGCACGGTAGGCGCGCCGGGCGGCCCCGTCCACCCGCGGCCACCGCGCAGCACTCCGCCCCGCCGGGCCGAAGCCCGGCGGGGCGGAGCGCCACCTGCCGCCGAATCGACGGCACCGACGTCACGTTCACCTCAGGGGTACTGCACCACCTTCGACGGCACGGTGTCCGTCCCCGACGTGGGCGAGCCCGTGTCGTTGATGACGCACTCGTACTGCCCGTTGCCGCCGAGCGACACCACGAGCAGCCCGTGGAAGCGCACTCCGGAACGGTTCGGTGCGGCGAAGCCGTGGTGCTGCACGATGGACGGGTTCACGTTGTAGTAGCAGTAGCTGCCCAGGCCCCAGCCCTCGTGCTCGGTGACGTCGTCGCCGACCTTGTAGGCGGCGTAGCCCTTGACCGAGCCGTTCTGGATCGCGGCCTGGTCCGGGGCGTCGTACGCCTTCTCGTTCTGGAAGAAGACCGTGCGGCCGCGCTCGCCGTTCCACTGGACGTCGTACTTGTTGAAGTGCTCCACGAACAGGCCGGTGATCAGTACGTCGTCGCCGTTGACCACCACGCCGTAGTCGGCGCGGTTGGTCTCCCAGCCGACGCCGTCGCCGTGGTCGGCGCGCCACACCCAGGTGTGGTCGACGATCGTGTGCCGGCTGTTGACGACCAGGCTCGTGGTCGCCTTGCCGGGACCCGCGCCGCCGATCCGGACGAACACGTCCTGGACGGTGGTCGGGTTGGCCGAGTGGTCCGCCGACGCCCCCTCGGGCCCGACCTCCAGCAGGGTCGCGGAGTTCACCGGACCGGCGTCCACGAGGAACCCGGCCAGTCGGACGCCGTCCACGTCGGCGACCTTCAGGGCGGTGACACCGTTGTCGGGGATGAGGGTGGCGTAGCCGAGGCCCAGGACGACCGTGCCCGCCCGCTTCACGTCCACGGTCCGGTCGAGGTGGTAGATCCCCGGCGTCAGCAGCAGGTGCAGGCCCTCCTCCAGTGCCTGGTTCAGGGTGGCCGCCGAGTCGGCGGGCTTGGCCACGTAGAACTGGGTCAACGGCAGCGAGGTGCCGCGCGGGGTGCCGTTGCCCCAGGAGACGCCGCGGGCGTCGGTGCGCTTCTCCGGCAGGAAGACGCGGTACTCCTCGCCGTCGAGGTACAGGAAGGGCTTCTCCCGGGAGACGGGCGTCGTCTCCAGCGTCGTGTACGGCGGTTCGGGGAAGCTCTGCGCGGGCGCGCCTTCCACGCCGGAGAACACCATGTTCCACACGGCGTTGAGCCAGCCGCCGACCGAGCTGTCCCGGGTGTACCACTGCTGCTGGGAGTACGGACCGACCGTGCCGTCGATCCGGCTGTCGGCGATGTAGCCGCCGCTGGCCCATCCGTAGCCGTCGGGGGCGA from Streptomyces sp. CB09001 includes the following:
- a CDS encoding DUF2254 domain-containing protein — translated: MSDWMVTQGPLRRRRARALSPLREHLRDTFWFAPTAAMAGVFVVWLVAQELDAALVRSLQDDGDYDTLAELLRFADDAKTVVSAVGSAMMTFIGVVFSISLVAVQMASGQFTPRVVRLFVRSRITKATFGVFLATFVLTLLVLTSYDSNPDPRAATSVPLVQSVLTLVMVALSLLLFVMYVNATLRLMRVSHVIARIAAESFRVAALMPVPADGGAAPGLGPVTAWIAHDGQGGVLRDVHIARLVRVARGHGVVLRLVPRIGDFLVPGTSVLAVHGGAAPPRRALRYALSVGVERTFHQDLSFGLRQLSDIGLRALSPAVNDPTTAVQALDRVVQILATLSRRPLDAALHRDRRGALRLVQPVPGWAELVDLGFAEVRACATGSPQVTRRLVAGLDDLLLLVPPERRAPLLRHRELLRQAVERTAPTAADRAFALRPDRQGIG
- a CDS encoding coagulation factor 5/8 type domain-containing protein — its product is MPSSPTPSPTPEPSGVRRRSLLAAAAAAPVLASLAGAGSAAADSPDGPRALPGGGDLGPNVIVFDPSTANIQGRLDEIFKQQESAQFGTGRYALLFKPGTYSGLNAQLGFYTAIAGLGLSPDDTTINGDVTVDAGWFDGNATQNFWRSAENLALVPVSGTNRWAVSQAAPFRRMHVRGGLNLAPDGYGWASGGYIADSRIDGTVGPYSQQQWYTRDSSVGGWLNAVWNMVFSGVEGAPAQSFPEPPYTTLETTPVSREKPFLYLDGEEYRVFLPEKRTDARGVSWGNGTPRGTSLPLTQFYVAKPADSAATLNQALEEGLHLLLTPGIYHLDRTVDVKRAGTVVLGLGYATLIPDNGVTALKVADVDGVRLAGFLVDAGPVNSATLLEVGPEGASADHSANPTTVQDVFVRIGGAGPGKATTSLVVNSRHTIVDHTWVWRADHGDGVGWETNRADYGVVVNGDDVLITGLFVEHFNKYDVQWNGERGRTVFFQNEKAYDAPDQAAIQNGSVKGYAAYKVGDDVTEHEGWGLGSYCYYNVNPSIVQHHGFAAPNRSGVRFHGLLVVSLGGNGQYECVINDTGSPTSGTDTVPSKVVQYP
- a CDS encoding aldehyde dehydrogenase family protein; this translates as MTAAGAQDTELLALKSGTSWADAWRRCRTVAPEAFHEDRVLNLWDAGWRADGRVLPATSPVDGTPIAGLPRIDAATAHRAVRASLDQHRAWRHVPLPERRARVAATLDALAQHRELLALLLVWEIGKPWRSARADVDRAVDGVRWYVDGIEDMLDGRAPLDGPVSNIASWNYPMSVLVHALLVQALAGNAVIAKTPTDGGVACLTLACALAAREGLPVTLLSGSGRELSQALVRAPEIGCVSFVGGRDTGAHVATALADLGKRHILEQEGLNTWGIWNFTDWDALTRIVPKLFDYAKQRCTAYPRFVVQRQRFDAFLAAYLPAVRTLRVGHPLAVAAPDDPYPALDFGPVINAAKAKELHDQVAEAVDRGAVPLHRAGAADARFLPGQDTSAYVQPVTLLNPPRSSPLHHAEPFGPVDTIVLVDTEAELLAAMNASNGALVATLSTDDPTTYDRLAPQIRAFKVGHGVPRSRGDRDELFGGHGASWRGAFVGGELLVRAVTRGPAGERLPGNFPDHHLMP
- the sucD gene encoding succinate--CoA ligase subunit alpha, giving the protein MAIYLTKESKVLVQGMTGAEGMKHTRRMLAAGTDVVGGVNPRKAGRTVDFDHRTVPVFGSVREGIERTGADVTVVFVPPAFAEAAVVEAADAGIGLAVVITEGIPVHDSVALTAHARARGTRVIGPNCPGLITPGQSNAGIIPPDITKPGRIGLVSKSGTLTYQLMYELRDIGFSTCVGIGGDPVVGTSHIDCLTAFEDDPDTELIVLIGEIGGDAEERAAAHIRAHVTKPVVAYIAGFTAPEGRTMGHAGAIVSGSSGTARAKKEALEAAGVRVGSTPTETARHVLAVTGSAAQDDAARDGVRA
- the fusA gene encoding elongation factor G, whose amino-acid sequence is MRTNPLTTVRNLGILAHVDAGKTTVTERILYLTGTTHKRGEVHDGTTVTDFDPQERDRGITIFAAAVSCAWAGHRINLIDTPGHVDFADEVERSLRVLDGGVAVFDAVAGVEPQSESVWRQADRHGVPRIAFVNKMDRAGADLDTAVASIRQRLHPVPLVVQLPIGTEDGFTGVVDLPRMRALVWAEGTDTAEEGPVPDTLREEAARRRRLLEEAVAERHPGALEEFCDRETLTSATLTGALRDLTRTGDGVVVLCGSAYRNRGVEPLLDAVVAYLPSPLDVPPVRGSHDGTERERPADPAAPMAALAFKVNATPTGRMTYLRVYSGTIEKGDTVWDAGTRRTERIGRILRVRADRHDPLERAVAGDIVAVVGLKSARAGSTLCAPGAPLLLEPPGVAEPVVHVSVEARRSTDTGRLASALARLTEEDPSLAVRTDPETGQTVLSGMGELHLEVAVERVRREHGLEVTVGRPVVAYRETVGEGVTGFVHRHVKQDGGAGQFAHVVLDVEPWEGEGGGDGDAAGGGFVFRSTVVGGRVPQEYVRAVEAGCRDALAEGPLGGHPVTGLRVTLTDGQTHVTDSSDTAFRAAGRFGLRDALRASGTVLLEPVVEVTVTVPEDGVGGVLGDLAARRGRVTGSDTRGGAAVVTATVPLAELFGYATRLRSRTQGRGTFTARPTGYAPAPAAVAR